In Vibrio alfacsensis, the genomic stretch TGTTGATTTGGCTATCAAGTACCAACTTAAAGCGATCAGTTACGGTCGTGGACCAGACAAAGCCACCATAGCTCGGCTTAAACAAGCGGGTGTGCTTTGTATTCCAACGGTGGGCGCGGTTAAGCATGCCATTAGTGCGGTGAAGTTAGGCGCAGATATGATCACTATCCAAGGTGCCGAGGGTGGGGGGCATACAGGCGGTGTTCCATCTTCGATCTTGCTTCCTCAAGTGCTAGATGCGGTGGATGTGCCTGTTATTGCAGCCGGTGGTTTCTCTACAGGTCGAGGTTTAGCTTCTGCTTTGGCGGCGGGAGCGTGTGGCATTGCCATGGGAACGCGTTTTTTAATGACTACTGACTCCCCAACACCAAGTGTGACTTTGGAGCGTTACCTAGCAGTCAAAGATCCACAAAAGATACAAGTGACCACCGCAGTCGATGGGTTGCGTCATCGCATGATAGCCACGTCATTAATTAAAAAGCTTGAAAAATCCAGTGCAATGGGGCGTCTTATGATTGCCCTTTCTAGCGCATGGGAGTGGAAGAAGCAGACGAATATGACGTTGCCACACATGCTACGAGTCTTCTTCAAAGCATTAAAAGAAGATCCTGCAGAGCTTTCACAAACGGTGATGGCAGCCAATCAGCCAGTGCTTCTTCAACATTCGATGGTTGACGGACAGCCAGATCAAGGCATTTTACCGAGTGGTCAGGTGGCTGCCGCAATTGATGAATTAATTTCTGCGGAACAACTTATTCATGGCATTGCTGAAGATGCTGAACAGTGTTTACAACGTTTGTTTCAAGGCAATGCTAACCATTTTATCTACCCCCACAAGGAAGTGAGTTAGATGACACAACAAAATCAAAATGACGCATTTCATACCGTCATCGACAACGGTATTGCGGAACTCGTGATAGAAAAGCCGCCAGTGAATGCTCTCGATAGCCACGAATGGCTGGCGCTTGCACAAGCCATTGATGCGCTAGGTACCCAAGAAGATGTGAAAGTTATCGTGATTCGTTCACAGGGACGAGGTTTTTGTGCGGGTGTGGATATCAAGGAGTTGGATGCGTATCCAGAACGCATTGTTCAAGTGAATGCGGGCAACTATGCCACTTTCAAAGCGGTCCACCGTAGCCCAGTGCCTGTCATTGTTGCTGTACATGGCTATGTATTAGGCGGCGGCATTGGTATTACCGGAGCGGCTGACATCGTCGTTGCATCGGAGTGCGCGACGTTTGCATTACCAGAGGTGGACCGTGGTGCAATGGGGGCTCACTTGCAACGCTTATTCCCAGTACAAAAAGTGCGTTATATGTTTTTTACCGGAGAGACCGTAACGTCACAAGAAGCGGATCGTTATGGGTTTATTGAGCGTATCGTACCTCACGCACAACTGCGAGAAACGGCATTGGAGATTGCCAATAAAATAGCTGCGAAAAGCTCTTCGATGATCCGTATCGCAAAAGAAGCATTAAACGGTATTGAAGATGGCGATTTAGAGGCGAAATATCGCTGGGAACAAGGGTTTACATTAGAAGCTTATACTCGCCCTGATTCGGCGGAAACACGACGCGCGTTTGTGGAAAAACGTGAAGCGCGTTTCGATTTGTAATGGAGGACATACACCACCATGGAACTGATTTTTAACGATAAACAACGTGCATTTCGTGACGAAGTGCGTCAGTGGCTAACGGAGAATGTGCCTCAAGAGCCATTGGCAAGTTATGACACAAAAGAGGGCTTTGAGCAGCACCGAGCATGGGAGAAAAAGCTGTCTGACGCCCGTCTTTCAATGGTGATGTGGCCAGAGGAACTCGGTGGGCGTGGTTGTGATCTAACCGACTGGCTG encodes the following:
- a CDS encoding NAD(P)H-dependent flavin oxidoreductase → MLQTELTQQLGCRFPIVQTAMGWVSDSNLVIATTQAGGFGFLAGATIKPEELEDEIKRVISHTGSRNFGLNFHMFQENAAQCVDLAIKYQLKAISYGRGPDKATIARLKQAGVLCIPTVGAVKHAISAVKLGADMITIQGAEGGGHTGGVPSSILLPQVLDAVDVPVIAAGGFSTGRGLASALAAGACGIAMGTRFLMTTDSPTPSVTLERYLAVKDPQKIQVTTAVDGLRHRMIATSLIKKLEKSSAMGRLMIALSSAWEWKKQTNMTLPHMLRVFFKALKEDPAELSQTVMAANQPVLLQHSMVDGQPDQGILPSGQVAAAIDELISAEQLIHGIAEDAEQCLQRLFQGNANHFIYPHKEVS
- a CDS encoding enoyl-CoA hydratase family protein → MTQQNQNDAFHTVIDNGIAELVIEKPPVNALDSHEWLALAQAIDALGTQEDVKVIVIRSQGRGFCAGVDIKELDAYPERIVQVNAGNYATFKAVHRSPVPVIVAVHGYVLGGGIGITGAADIVVASECATFALPEVDRGAMGAHLQRLFPVQKVRYMFFTGETVTSQEADRYGFIERIVPHAQLRETALEIANKIAAKSSSMIRIAKEALNGIEDGDLEAKYRWEQGFTLEAYTRPDSAETRRAFVEKREARFDL